The Arctopsyche grandis isolate Sample6627 chromosome 7, ASM5162203v2, whole genome shotgun sequence genome includes a window with the following:
- the LOC143914405 gene encoding uncharacterized protein LOC143914405, producing MGNHSIHLIHSHRCLELSKMAAKLNLAFGFLALLLVQATHAVPCGCAAPPPPPPRSCGSPPPPPPPCARPPPPSCAPPPPPPPPPSCAPPPPPPSPCKPAPQPCCAPPPPPPCAAPAPPSCAPPPPPPPPPPSCAPPPPPPCRPAPSPCCASPPPPPPPPPSPCRSVPPPPPSCSSCGQSYQSYQSSQSHLTSQSQTSQTQPQSHYGH from the exons ATGGGAAATCATTCAATTCATCTGATTCATTCACATCGGTGTTTGGAGCTCAGTAAAATGGCAGCCAAATTGAACTTAGCTTTTGGGTTCCTCGCCCTCCTGTTGGTTCAG GCCACCCACGCAGTTCCATGTGGCTGTGCAGCACCACCGCCACCACCACCACGCTCTTGTGgatcaccaccaccaccaccacccccaTGTGCTCGACCACCACCCCCATCGTGTGCcccacctccaccaccaccgCCACCACCCTCATGTGCTCCACCTCCACCTCCACCATCTCCGTGTAAACCAGCACCACAGCCATGCTGCGCTCCTCCACCACCACCCCCATGTGCTGCACCAGCACCACCATCATGCGCCCCACCTCCACCTCCACCCCCACCTCCACCATCATGTGCTCCACCTCCACCACCCCCATGCAGACCAGCACCATCCCCGTGCTGCGCTTCACCTCCACCACCTCCTCCACCTCCTCCATCCCCTTGCAGATCAGTTCCTCCTCCACCCCCATCCTGCTCGTCTTGTGGCCAATCTTACCAGTCTTATCAATCTTCCCAATCTCACCTAACTAGTCAATCCCAAACTAGTCAAACCCAACCCCAGTCCCATTACGGTCATTGA